One genomic region from Myxocyprinus asiaticus isolate MX2 ecotype Aquarium Trade chromosome 27, UBuf_Myxa_2, whole genome shotgun sequence encodes:
- the LOC127417801 gene encoding centromere protein I-like gives MAGLCNLTGLGSDSSEEIDSSVSSANNKSLRLAEKEKRKGEADPFRLAVKYLSQVEAGTVVRGNDELERNMVVVETVALSHGLHPEVITMLLDMALSLNAGTANCTRVLKFLIPATSVPQEAIVRGVSWLCVGKMPMNAQVLFVRWVLTVFDLIDCKDNLRSIYGFIFSFVTEENLCPFICHLLYLLTMREHVHPYRVRKLLDMQAKMGRQPFLTQLLALYKVFHPDLVTLSLPSRVRTGFKNHNSTWKVALSAVQRRNKGAVMVDQSLSLGVKEKASSRKRKLHHLEIPPLSSAFDNNSNRKVFGLQELHSVKQLLENIHNIELPAQMGSLLGSALALQYLDCVQDESAFLRLNFWLGHSLQEEFLLCPVDGSSDNTSEACRFLSTILSSQKFLQEGFSSTESFLYKFLSVWDGCLLRPQILDLLSDIPLMPSFYMKKLLFEPLKQLYFTSTVFFKCSAIECLNSMLVKWLTWHSVSTVEGGLDISLNSNSTMTMTLSGFMDSVMELVRFVGMLASEGLRLENCHVLLLNQTLAFYETVCDMFVKYSLPLIIMPPAGVFYPALFATDSISLDRLGYIMYRYRKNLTLAKKQEQQREQTFHISRNTYKEFNRNLQAMVNSLWNSLWCIPGSDIEIDKDLIALSKVSEPLCRFDLIHHPALFSYAIEFNQKCWPERKDVDLGSIKAGKYWNWYMEFLFNQGFDGLNNFIRTNTGHGSSSFSSQDDRQPTSQP, from the exons ATGGCCGGTTTATGTAACCTGACGGGGTTAGGCTCTGATTCGTCCGAAGAAATAGACTCATCCGTCTCCTCAGCGAACAACAAGAGTTTGCGTTTGgcggaaaaagaaaaaaggaaaggcgAGGCGGATCCTTTTAGGCTCGCGGTGAAATATCTTTCTCAGG TGGAAGCTGGCACAGTTGTCCGAGGGAATGATGAACTGGAGAGGAACATGGTGGTTGTGGAGACAGTGGCCCTCAGTCACGGTCTGCATCCAGAGGTTATCACAATGCTTCTGGACATGGCTTTAAGCCTCAATGCAG GTACTGCAAACTGTACCCGAGTGCTTAAATTTCTCATACCTGCCACATCGGTGCCACAGGAGGCTATTGTGAGAGGGGTGTCATGGCTGTGTGTAGGGAAAATGCCAATGAATGCACAG GTTCTCTTTGTCCGCTGGGTACTCACTGTTTTTGACCTGATTGATTGCAAAGACAATTTGAGATCCATTTATGGCTTTATTTTCAGCTTTGTGACTGAAGAAAATCTG TGCCCTTTTATCTGCCACTTGTTGTACCTTTTAACCATGAGAGAGCATG TCCACCCATACAGAGTGAGGAAATTACTGGATATGCAGGCCAAAATG GGCAGACAACCTTTCCTCACTCAACTTCTAGCACTTTACAAAGTATTCCACCCAGACTTAGTGACACTCTCTCTTCCATCGAGAGTGAGG actGGCTTCAAGAATCACAACTCCACCTGGAAAGTGGCTCTTAGTGCTGTACAGAGGAGAAACAAGGGTGCCGTGATGGTTGACCAGAGCCTGAGTTTGGGTGTGAAAGAGAAAGCATCATCCAGAAAACGA AAACTGCATCACCTGGAAATACCTCCTCTGAGTTCAGCGTTTGACAACAATTCCAACAGGAAAGTTTTTGGCCTGCAGGAGCTCCATTCTGTTAAACAGTTACTTGAGAACATTCACAATATAGAG TTGCCTGCCCAGATGGGTTCTCTGCTGGGATCAGCTCTGGCTCTGCAATACCTGGACTGTGTACAGGATGAGTCTGCCTTCCTACGCCTTAACTTTTGGCTTGGACACTCATTGCAAGAGG AGTTTTTACTTTGTCCTGTGGATGGGAGCTCTGACAACACTTCCGAAGCCTGTCGCTTCCTGAGCACCATCCTCTCTTCACAGAAGTTCCTGCAG GAGGGATTCTCCAGCACAGAGAGTTTCCTTTATAAGTTCTTGAGTGTGTGGGATGGCTGTCTGCTCCGGCCACAGATCCTGGATCTTCTCAGTGACATCCCGTTGATGCCCAGCTTCT ACATGAAAAAGCTTCTTTTTGAGCCACTGAAGCAGCTCTATTTTACCTCCACTGTATTTTTCAAG TGTAGTGCCATCGAGTGTCTGAACAGCATGCTTGTAAAGTGGCTGACATGGCATTCCGTCAGCACGGTGGAGGGCGGCTTGGACATCAGCCTCAACAGCAACAGCACCAT GACTATGACCTTATCTGGGTTCATGGACTCAGTCATGGAGCTGGTGCGCTTTGTGGGAATGCTGGCATCTGAGGGACTTCGTCTGGAGAACTGCCATGTTCTGCTCCTCAACCAGACACTTGCCTTCTATGAGACG GTGTGTGACATGTTTGTGAAGTACAGCTTGCCTCTGATCATCATGCCTCCGGCTGGTGTTTTCTACCCAGCTCTCTTTGCTACAGACTCTATCAGTTTGGATCGGCTCGGCTACATCATGTACAG GTATCGGAAGAATCTGACCTTGGCTAAGAAACAAGAGCAGCAGAGAGAG CAAACATTTCACATAAGCAGAAACACATACAAAGAGTTTAACCGGAATCTTCAAGCCATGGTGAACTCCTTGTGGAATTCCTTGTGGTGCATTCCTGGCTCAGACATTGAGATTGACAAGGATCTAATTGCTCTAAGCAAAGTATCAGAGCCCTTGTGTCGTTTCGACCTCATCCACCACCCAGCGCTTTTCAGCTATGCCATTGAATTTAATCAGAAG TGTTGGCCAGAGAGGAAGGATGTGGATCTTGGTTCCATAAAG gCTGGAAAGTACTGGAACTGGTATATGGAGTTCCTCTTTAATCAAGGCTTTGATGGTCTTAACAACTTTATTCGGACCAACACTGGCCACGGCAGCTCCTCTTTCAGTAGTCAAGATGACAGGCAGCCCACAAGCCAGCCTTGA
- the LOC127417915 gene encoding novel acetylcholine receptor chaperone: MASPRTVTIVALSFALGLFFVFMGTIKLTPRLSKDAYSEMKRAYKSYAKALPALKKMGVSSVLLRKIIGTLEVGCGVVLTLVPGRPKDVANFILLLVMLAVLFFHQLVGDPLKRYAHALVFGILLTCRLLIARQGEDRPEREERREEQINAQEKNKVKIS; this comes from the exons ATGGCCTCGCCAAGAACAGTAACCATTGTCGCACTATCCTTCGCACTGGGCCTCTTTTTCGTGTTCATGGGCACAATTAAACTCACGCCGAGGTTAAGCAAAGATGCATACAGTGAGATG AAAAGAGCATACAAGAGTTATGCCAAGGCTCTTCCAGCATTGAAAAAGATGGGTGTTTCTTCTGTACTTCTACGCAAGATTATTGGTACACTTGAGGTGGGATGTGGAGTGGTTCTGACCCTTGTGCCAGGGAGACCAAAAGATGTAGCCAACTTTATTCTGCTGCTGGTCATGCTAGCAGTGCTTTTCTTCCACCAGCTGGTTGGAGATCCTCTAAAACGCTATGCCCATGCCCTGGTGTTTGGTATTTTGCTGACTTGTCGGCTACTCATTGCTCGTCAGGGTGAGGACCGGCCTGAGAGGGAGGAGAGAAGAGAGGAGCAGATCAATGCCCAGGAAAAGAACAAAGTCAAAATTTCTTAG
- the LOC127417898 gene encoding ADP-ribosylation factor-like protein 13B — MDSDILLYELRRRWCSPWCSPPQLNMFNLMSNCCSWVSKLQQPLRKITVLVLGLDKAGKTSCVRGMLRVPPGEVGPTHGCVRTELRVENYLVNILDMGGAPEVRGSWREHYSEAHGIIFVLDSSDRQRLKEVKEALVDLLKHPRVAGKPLLVLANKQDKMNALLGNELIEILALEKLVNQSRSLCHIEPCSASMDLRRWSDRKTLRGLRWLLRAVCLDYPDICARVMRDGRRPLGPEEKDRKGKIEKSRSKPKDEKTRASKLDIRQDENTDNVKKNGTLQPIRNILNKENSFKKKLSKKKVKVKIKKAGPSRGVVNEKEVEETEGNEADQDHNCQKDKASSALLPLKRGKLNHKAKVKEETLDLPESPNKVPKPSRGKEEKRRRKKTVKVKRKNKINTEDVPTCLPTAS, encoded by the exons atggatTCTGACATACTACT GTACGAGTTAAGGAGACGATGGTGCTCTCCTTGGTGCTCTCCTCCTCAGCTCAATATGTTCAACCTTATGAGCAATTGCTGCAGTTGGGTGTCCAAACTCCAGCAACCACTGAG gaaGATCACAGTGCTAGTGCTTGGCTTGGACAAGGCTGGAAAAACATCTTGTGTCAGAGGGATGTTGAGAG TGCCCCCTGGAGAAGTGGGTCCCACCCATGGATGTGTCCGCACTGAGCTTAGGGTGGAGAACTACTTGGTTAACATATTGGATATGGGTGGAGCTCCAGAGGTTCGGGGGTCCTGGAGAGAGCATTACAGTGAAGCTCACGGCATCATCTTTGTGCTGGACTCCAGCGACAGACAACGACTGAAAGAAGTCAAAGAAGCTCTGGTGGACTTGCTGAAGCATCCAAGAGTAGCAGGAAAACCTCTCTTAGT GCTGGCAAATAAACAGGACAAAATGAATGCTCTACTGGGAAATGAACTGATAGAAATTCTCGCCCTAGAGAAGCTGGTCAACCAGAGCCGATCCCTTTGCCACATT GAGCCATGTTCTGCCTCAATGGACCTGCGTCGTTGGTCAGACAGAAAGACCCTTCGAGGTCTCCGATGGCTACTTCGAGCCGTGTGCTTGGACTACCCAGACATCTGTGCCCGTGTGATGAGAGATGGGAGGCGACCATTAGGGCCAGAAGAAAAAGACAGGAAAGGAAAAATAGAGAAGAGCCGGAGCAAACCTAAAGATGAGAA AACAAGGGCAAGCAAACTAGATATCCGTCAAGACGAGAACACGGACAACGTGAAGAAAAATGGGACTCTGCAACCAATCAGAAATATTCTGAATAAG GAAAACtcttttaaaaagaaattaagCAAAAAGAAGGTGAAGGTCAAAATTAAAAAGGCAGGTCCAAGCAGAGGAGTTGTGAATGAAAAAGAGGTGGAGGAGACAGAAGGGAATGAAGCAGATCAGGACCACAATTGCCAGAAAGATAAAGCCAGCAGTGCATTGTTGCCTCTGAAACGTGGGAAGCTAAACCACAAAGCCAAAGTGAAAGAAGAGACTTTGGATTTACCAGAATCCCCCAACAAGGTCCCCAAACCATCTAGAG gaaaagaggaaaaaaggagAAGAAAGAAGACAGTTAAAGTAAAACGAAAGAACAAGATAAACACTGAGGACGTTCCGACCTGCTTACCCACAGCCAGTTGA